One Setaria italica strain Yugu1 chromosome II, Setaria_italica_v2.0, whole genome shotgun sequence DNA segment encodes these proteins:
- the LOC101780086 gene encoding uncharacterized protein LOC101780086 produces the protein MDDELLRIPPPIHTEDPASPPPASILLDSYGYLSCRVNGTTAEGFTRGGESVLVTFWAATHPWFGDLPTALYSEDDLVLLRLPIRRQDDRLHADYFVHQAGTNNNPPSLKLLPPIPRGVSFSDREIVLLRCRDQDTFYFALLHTSLKVWWLQQRK, from the coding sequence ATGGACGACGAACTGCTCAGGATCCCTCCACCTATCCACACTGAGGAtccggcttctcctcctcctgcgtCGATCCTCCTCGACTCGTACGGCTACCTCAGCTGTCGCGTCAACGGCACCACCGCCGAGGGCTTCACGAGGGGCGGCGAGAGCGTCCTCGTCACCTTCTGGGCGGCCACCCATCCGTGGTTCGGCGATTTGCCCACAGCCCTCTACTCGGAGGACGACCTCGTCCTGCTCCGCCTCCCCATCCGCCGTCAGGACGACCGCCTCCACGCTGACTACTTCGTCCACCAGGCCGGCACCAACAACAACCCGCCGTCACTTAAGCTGTTACCGCCCATCCCGCGCGGCGTCAGTTTCTCCGACCGCGAGATTGTGCTCTTGCGTTGCCGCGACCAAGACACGTTCTACTTCGCCCTGCTTCATACTTCGCTCAAAGTTTGGTGGCTGCAACAAAGAAAATGA